From the Sulfurimonas hongkongensis genome, the window TTTATCTCTTTTAAAAAAATTTGCTAATTTATAGGATGTATTATGGTTAAAAAAAGATTGATACCAGTGCTTTTTATAAAAAATGGTCAAATAGTTCGAAGTGAAAAATTTTCTAAACATCAACACTTAGGAAATGTAATCAATCAAGCACATAGATATAATGAATGGGATGTTGATGAGTTAATTTACATAGATATAAGTGTTGAAAAAAGATATGATTTAAATAGAAATGAACATGGAGTTAAATCATATAGTTCAATTGGGGAGATTATAAAAAGAATCTCAGAGGAATGTTTTATGCCTTTGTCTTTTGGTGGTGGTATTAGAACTATTGAGCAAGTAGACAGTATTATAAGAAGTGGTGCTGATAAAATTATATTAAATAGTATATTATTTAACAATATACTATTTATTGAAGAAATCGCTCTTAAATATGGTAGCCAATGCATAGTTGTTTCTATTGATTACAAAATTGTTAATGATAAGCCGATAGTGTTTTCAGAATTTGGCAAAGTAAGTACTAATATTAATCTCTATGATTGGGTACAAAAAGTCGAGAAGTATGGAGCTGGAGAGATATTTTTAAATTCAATTGACCGGGATGGCATGGCATGTGGATATGACTTAGAAACAATTAAAAACACTATGGAACTAGTCAATATACCCATAATCGCATGTGGTGGAGCAGGTGATTTTTACGACTTTGTTGATTTGGCAGAGTTAGGTGTATCTGGTATAGCAGCTGGAAATATTTTTCATTTTACTGAAAATTCATATCAAAGAGCTAAAAAATTATTAAAAAAAAGGGATGTTAATGTTAGATGACAAATACTGTATAGAGCCTGATAGACCAAAAGAAATGATTTGGTGTAAAAAATGTCTATACCCTTCAAGTTCTGCGACATCATTAAGTTTTGATGAAAAGGGTGTCTGCTCAGGGTGTCAAGTTTCCAAAGAAGGAGAAACAAACGTAGATTGGGATAGGAGATGGAAGCTATTACAAAGACTTACTGATGAATACAAAAATCAAGATAGGTCCAATTATGAC encodes:
- the hisF gene encoding imidazole glycerol phosphate synthase subunit HisF is translated as MVKKRLIPVLFIKNGQIVRSEKFSKHQHLGNVINQAHRYNEWDVDELIYIDISVEKRYDLNRNEHGVKSYSSIGEIIKRISEECFMPLSFGGGIRTIEQVDSIIRSGADKIILNSILFNNILFIEEIALKYGSQCIVVSIDYKIVNDKPIVFSEFGKVSTNINLYDWVQKVEKYGAGEIFLNSIDRDGMACGYDLETIKNTMELVNIPIIACGGAGDFYDFVDLAELGVSGIAAGNIFHFTENSYQRAKKLLKKRDVNVR